One window from the genome of Trabulsiella odontotermitis encodes:
- the rsxC gene encoding electron transport complex subunit RsxC, which yields MLKLFSAFRKERIWDFNGGIHPPEMKTQSNGTPLRQVPLAQRFVIPLKQHIGAEGELCVSVGDRVLRGQPLTRGRGRMLPVHAPTSGTVTAIAPHSTAHPSALAELSVIIDADGEDRWIERDGWNDYQNRSRSELIARIHQFGVAGLGGAGFPTGNKLQGGGDKIETLIINAAECEPYITADDRLMQDCAAQIIDGVRILAHILQPREILIGIEDNKPQAISMMRAVLAGSHDISLRVVPTKYPSGGAKQLTQILTGKQVPHGGRSSDIGVLMQNVGTAYAVKRAIIDGEPLTERVVTLTGEAVSRPGNVWARLGTPVRHLLDDAGFCAGSDQLVIMGGPLMGFTLPWLDVPVVKITNCLLAPSTAEMGEPQEEKSCIRCSACADACPADLLPQQLYWFSKGQQHDKATAHHLSDCIECGACAWVCPSNIPLVQYFRQEKAEIRAIADEEKRAAEAKARFEARQARLEREKLARQARHKESAAQPGKTDQAAISAALARVREKKQQATETLVIKAGTQPDNSDVIAAREARKAQARARQAEKLQDDNSATTPAVDPRKAAVEAAIARAKARKAEQQQAPAAPAESEDPRKAAIAAAIARAQAKKAAQKVATEE from the coding sequence ATGCTTAAGTTATTTTCCGCTTTCCGCAAAGAGCGAATCTGGGATTTCAACGGCGGTATTCATCCCCCGGAAATGAAAACCCAGTCCAACGGGACGCCACTGCGACAGGTTCCACTGGCGCAGCGTTTTGTCATTCCCCTGAAACAACATATCGGCGCTGAAGGCGAACTGTGCGTCAGCGTTGGCGATCGCGTTTTGCGCGGTCAGCCTCTGACCCGCGGCCGGGGCCGCATGTTGCCGGTGCATGCGCCGACGTCCGGTACTGTCACGGCGATTGCCCCGCACTCCACTGCACACCCGTCGGCGCTGGCCGAACTGAGCGTGATCATTGATGCCGACGGCGAAGACCGCTGGATTGAGCGCGACGGCTGGAACGACTATCAGAACCGATCCCGCAGCGAATTGATCGCACGTATTCATCAGTTTGGCGTCGCCGGATTAGGCGGCGCAGGTTTCCCGACCGGCAATAAACTGCAGGGTGGCGGCGATAAAATCGAAACGCTGATCATTAACGCGGCGGAATGCGAACCGTACATCACCGCCGATGACCGCCTGATGCAGGATTGCGCGGCGCAAATCATCGACGGCGTGCGCATTCTTGCGCATATTCTGCAACCACGCGAAATCCTGATTGGCATTGAGGACAACAAACCACAAGCCATTTCGATGATGCGGGCAGTGCTGGCGGGTTCGCACGACATTAGCCTGCGCGTGGTTCCGACCAAATACCCGTCCGGTGGCGCAAAACAGCTGACGCAGATCCTGACGGGTAAACAGGTTCCGCATGGCGGGCGTTCCTCTGACATTGGCGTACTGATGCAAAACGTCGGTACCGCCTATGCCGTGAAACGGGCCATTATTGACGGCGAACCGCTGACGGAGCGCGTGGTCACCCTCACCGGTGAAGCGGTCTCCCGACCAGGTAACGTCTGGGCGCGCCTCGGTACGCCGGTTCGTCATCTGCTGGATGACGCGGGTTTCTGCGCCGGTAGCGACCAACTGGTGATCATGGGTGGCCCGCTGATGGGCTTTACCCTGCCGTGGCTCGACGTGCCGGTGGTGAAAATCACCAACTGTCTGCTGGCCCCGTCAACAGCAGAAATGGGCGAGCCGCAGGAAGAAAAAAGCTGCATCCGTTGCAGCGCCTGTGCCGATGCCTGTCCGGCAGATTTGCTGCCGCAACAGCTGTACTGGTTCAGTAAAGGCCAGCAGCACGATAAAGCCACTGCGCATCATCTTTCTGACTGTATCGAATGTGGCGCCTGTGCGTGGGTATGCCCGAGCAACATTCCGCTGGTGCAGTACTTCCGTCAGGAAAAAGCGGAAATTCGCGCCATTGCTGATGAAGAAAAACGCGCGGCAGAAGCCAAAGCGCGCTTTGAAGCCCGCCAGGCACGCCTCGAGCGCGAAAAACTGGCACGTCAGGCACGGCATAAAGAATCTGCCGCACAGCCAGGCAAAACCGATCAGGCTGCTATTTCTGCGGCATTAGCGCGGGTGCGCGAGAAAAAGCAACAGGCGACAGAAACGCTGGTGATCAAAGCCGGAACACAGCCGGATAACAGCGACGTTATTGCCGCCCGCGAAGCACGTAAAGCGCAGGCTCGTGCACGTCAGGCGGAAAAATTGCAGGACGACAACAGCGCCACGACGCCTGCGGTTGATCCGCGCAAAGCTGCCGTTGAAGCCGCCATCGCCCGCGCCAAAGCGCGTAAAGCGGAACAGCAACAAGCGCCTGCCGCTCCGGCGGAAAGCGAAGATCCACGAAAAGCCGCTATCGCCGCCGCCATTGCGCGAGCGCAGGCAAAGAAAGCTGCTCAGAAAGTCGCGACAGAGGAATAA
- a CDS encoding electron transport complex subunit E translates to MSEIKDVIVQGLWKNNSSLVQLLGLCPLLAVTSTATNALGLGLATTLVLTLTNLFISLLRHWTPPEIRIPIYVMIIASVVSAVQMLINAYAFGLYQSLGIFIPLIVTNCIVVGRAEAFAAKKGPALSALDGFSIGMGATCAMFVLGSLREIIGNGTLFDGADGLLGNWAKVLRIEVFHTDSPFLLAMLPPGAFIGLGMLLALKYLIDERAKQRKAKRDAIVTAPSTDVTGKIG, encoded by the coding sequence ATGAGCGAAATAAAAGACGTTATCGTCCAGGGACTGTGGAAAAACAACTCTTCCCTGGTGCAATTGCTGGGTTTGTGTCCCCTGCTGGCGGTCACCTCAACGGCGACTAACGCGCTGGGGTTAGGTCTTGCCACCACACTGGTGCTGACGCTGACCAACCTGTTCATCTCTCTGCTGCGCCACTGGACGCCGCCAGAGATCCGCATTCCCATCTACGTAATGATTATCGCCTCGGTGGTGAGTGCAGTGCAGATGCTGATCAACGCCTACGCTTTCGGTCTGTACCAGTCACTGGGGATTTTCATCCCGCTGATTGTGACCAACTGTATCGTGGTTGGCCGCGCCGAAGCGTTTGCCGCCAAAAAAGGACCGGCGCTTTCCGCGCTCGATGGTTTTTCTATCGGTATGGGCGCGACCTGCGCCATGTTCGTTCTTGGCTCGCTGCGTGAAATTATTGGTAACGGAACGCTGTTTGACGGCGCCGACGGTTTGTTAGGCAACTGGGCAAAAGTGCTGCGCATTGAAGTCTTCCATACCGATTCGCCATTCCTGCTGGCGATGCTGCCGCCCGGCGCATTTATCGGGCTCGGCATGCTACTGGCGCTGAAATACCTGATCGATGAACGTGCTAAGCAGCGCAAAGCAAAACGTGACGCAATTGTTACAGCCCCTTCAACGGATGTCACAGGGAAGATCGGATGA
- the dtpA gene encoding dipeptide/tripeptide permease DtpA, protein MSTANNKPAESVSLNAFKQPKAFYLIFSIELWERFGYYGLQGIMAVYLVKQLGMSEADSITLFSSFSALVYGLVAIGGWLGDKVLGTKRVIMLGAIVLAIGYALVAWSGHNAAIVYMGMATIAVGNGLFKANPSSLLSTCYEKNDPRLDGAFTMYYMSVNIGSFFSMLATPWLAVKFGWSVAFALSVVGMLITVVNFAFCQKWVKQYGSKPDFAPVHMGKLLATLAGVVVLVAIATWLLHNQGIARIALGVIALGIVCIFAKEAFAMQGAARRKMIVAFILMLEAVVFFVLYSQMPTSLNFFAIRNVEHSILGIAFEPEQYQALNPFWIMIGSPILAAIYNKMGDRLPMPHKFAIGMMLCSGAFLVLPLGARFATDAGIVSVNWLILSYALQSIGELMISGLGLAMVAQLVPQRLMGFIMGSWFLTTAGAAIIAGKIANLMAVPENVTDPLMSLEVYGRVFLQIGIATAVITVLMMLTAPKLNRMTQDDDNAEKANETATA, encoded by the coding sequence GTGTCAACTGCAAACAATAAACCAGCAGAAAGCGTTAGTCTGAATGCTTTCAAGCAACCGAAAGCGTTCTATCTCATCTTTTCTATCGAATTATGGGAACGTTTTGGTTATTACGGCCTGCAAGGGATCATGGCCGTTTACCTGGTTAAACAACTGGGTATGTCTGAAGCGGATTCAATTACATTGTTCTCTTCCTTTAGCGCACTGGTTTACGGTCTTGTAGCGATCGGCGGCTGGCTGGGCGATAAAGTTCTGGGTACAAAACGCGTTATCATGCTGGGCGCTATCGTTCTGGCGATTGGTTATGCGCTGGTCGCGTGGTCGGGTCACAACGCCGCGATCGTCTATATGGGGATGGCGACCATCGCCGTCGGTAATGGTCTGTTCAAAGCCAACCCGTCTTCCCTGCTCTCTACCTGCTACGAGAAAAATGACCCACGTCTGGACGGTGCATTCACGATGTATTACATGTCCGTGAACATCGGTTCCTTCTTCTCTATGCTGGCAACGCCCTGGCTGGCCGTTAAATTCGGCTGGAGCGTCGCGTTCGCACTGAGCGTGGTCGGTATGCTGATCACCGTCGTGAACTTCGCGTTCTGCCAGAAGTGGGTGAAGCAGTACGGTTCTAAACCAGATTTTGCGCCGGTTCACATGGGTAAACTGCTGGCGACACTCGCGGGTGTGGTCGTTCTGGTGGCAATTGCGACCTGGCTGCTGCACAACCAGGGTATCGCACGTATCGCGCTGGGCGTGATTGCGCTGGGTATCGTGTGCATCTTCGCGAAAGAAGCATTCGCCATGCAGGGCGCAGCGCGTCGTAAGATGATCGTTGCCTTCATCCTGATGCTTGAAGCAGTTGTCTTCTTCGTTCTGTACAGCCAGATGCCGACTTCACTGAACTTCTTCGCGATTCGTAACGTTGAGCACTCAATCCTGGGTATTGCGTTCGAGCCGGAACAGTATCAGGCGCTGAACCCGTTCTGGATCATGATTGGCAGCCCGATTCTGGCGGCAATCTATAACAAGATGGGTGACCGTCTGCCGATGCCGCACAAATTTGCGATCGGGATGATGCTGTGCTCTGGCGCATTCCTGGTGCTGCCACTGGGTGCCAGATTCGCAACCGATGCCGGTATCGTCTCCGTGAACTGGCTGATTCTGAGCTACGCGCTGCAGTCCATCGGTGAACTGATGATCTCCGGTCTGGGTCTGGCGATGGTGGCACAACTGGTGCCGCAGCGTCTGATGGGCTTCATTATGGGTAGCTGGTTCCTGACCACCGCTGGCGCCGCGATTATCGCGGGTAAAATCGCCAACCTGATGGCCGTACCGGAAAACGTGACTGATCCGCTGATGTCGCTGGAAGTGTATGGTCGCGTCTTCCTGCAGATCGGTATTGCAACCGCAGTGATTACTGTGCTGATGATGCTCACCGCGCCGAAGCTTAACCGCATGACGCAGGATGATGACAACGCAGAAAAAGCGAACGAAACCGCCACCGCATAA
- the pdxH gene encoding pyridoxamine 5'-phosphate oxidase, producing the protein MPDNDELQQIAHLRREYTRGGLRRRDLPEEPLTLFERWLRQACDAKLADPTAMVVATVDEHGQPYQRIVLLKHYDEKGLVFYTNLGSRKAHQIEQNPRISLLFPWHMLERQVMVIGKAEKLSTLEVVKYFHSRPRDSQIGAWVSKQSSRISARGILESKFLELKQKFQQGEIPLPSFWGGFRVSIEQMEFWQGGEHRLHDRFLYQRDSDAWKIDRLAP; encoded by the coding sequence ATGCCTGATAATGATGAACTGCAACAAATCGCGCATCTGCGCAGAGAATACACCCGTGGCGGCCTTCGCCGCCGCGATCTTCCCGAAGAACCGTTAACCCTTTTCGAACGCTGGTTACGCCAGGCCTGCGATGCGAAACTTGCCGATCCGACGGCAATGGTAGTGGCAACTGTTGATGAACACGGTCAGCCCTATCAGCGCATTGTGTTGCTCAAACACTATGATGAAAAAGGGCTGGTGTTCTACACCAACCTCGGCAGCCGCAAGGCGCATCAGATTGAACAGAATCCACGGATCAGCCTGCTGTTTCCCTGGCACATGCTGGAACGTCAGGTGATGGTCATCGGCAAAGCCGAAAAACTTTCCACGCTGGAAGTCGTGAAATACTTCCACAGCCGCCCGCGCGACAGCCAGATCGGCGCCTGGGTTTCAAAACAGTCGAGCCGCATTTCCGCGCGCGGGATCCTCGAAAGCAAATTCCTCGAACTGAAGCAAAAGTTTCAGCAGGGCGAAATTCCACTGCCGAGTTTCTGGGGCGGTTTCCGCGTCAGTATCGAGCAAATGGAATTCTGGCAGGGTGGCGAACATCGTCTGCATGACCGTTTTTTATATCAGCGTGATAGCGACGCCTGGAAAATCGATCGCCTGGCACCATAA
- the gstA gene encoding glutathione transferase GstA, with protein sequence MKLFYKPGACSLASHIVLRESGLDFTLEGVDLAKKRLENGDDYLLVNPKGQVPALLLDDETILTEGVAIMQYIADRVPDRQLLAATDTLKRYKTLEWLNYVATELHKSFTPLFRPDTPEEYKPTVRALLEKKLQYINEALKDEQWICGSRFSIADAYLFTVLRWARAVKLNLEGLSHVASYMERVAARPAVAAAMKAEGLN encoded by the coding sequence ATGAAATTGTTTTATAAACCCGGTGCATGTTCGCTCGCATCACACATTGTGTTGCGTGAGAGTGGCCTGGACTTCACGCTGGAAGGTGTGGATCTGGCAAAAAAACGACTGGAAAACGGCGATGATTATCTGCTGGTAAATCCCAAGGGTCAGGTGCCGGCTCTGCTGCTTGATGACGAGACGATCCTGACAGAAGGCGTGGCGATCATGCAGTACATTGCCGACCGCGTGCCGGACCGGCAGTTGCTGGCAGCAACGGACACCCTCAAACGTTACAAAACACTGGAATGGCTGAATTACGTCGCGACCGAACTGCATAAAAGCTTTACCCCACTGTTCCGCCCGGACACGCCAGAAGAATACAAACCCACTGTCCGCGCGTTACTGGAGAAAAAGCTGCAATACATTAACGAAGCACTGAAAGATGAGCAATGGATTTGCGGCTCGCGTTTCTCCATCGCCGATGCTTACCTGTTTACCGTGCTGCGCTGGGCGCGTGCGGTGAAGCTGAATCTGGAAGGCTTAAGCCACGTGGCTTCGTATATGGAACGTGTCGCAGCGCGCCCTGCGGTGGCGGCGGCAATGAAAGCGGAAGGGTTGAACTAA
- the anmK gene encoding anhydro-N-acetylmuramic acid kinase — MKSGRYIGVMSGTSLDGVDVVLAAIDETMVAQQASLTYPIPAPLKEAVLGICQGQQLTLSQLGRLDVQLGRLFADAVLALMSQERLLAEDIVAIGCHGQTVWHEPTGSAAHTMQIGDNNQIVARTGVTVVGDFRRRDMALGGQGAPLVPAFHNALLAHPVERRMVLNIGGIANLSLLIPGQPVRGYDTGPGNMLMDAWIWRQRGKPYDKDAEWAGSGKVILSLLQDMLSDPWFALPAPKSTGREYFNLSWLERHLLRHPALQPQDVQATLAELTAITISEQVLLSGGCERLLVCGGGSRNPLLMARLAGMLPGTEVTTTDEAGISGDDMEALAFAWLAWRTLAGLPGNLPSVTGAAEASVLGAIYPANPRKNQS; from the coding sequence ATGAAATCGGGTCGCTATATTGGCGTAATGTCAGGTACCAGCCTTGATGGAGTGGATGTCGTGCTTGCCGCCATTGATGAAACGATGGTCGCCCAGCAGGCCAGTCTGACTTATCCGATCCCCGCGCCGCTGAAAGAAGCCGTGTTGGGCATTTGCCAGGGACAGCAATTGACGCTCTCGCAACTGGGGCGGCTTGACGTGCAGTTAGGACGGTTGTTCGCGGATGCCGTACTGGCGCTGATGAGCCAGGAGCGGTTACTGGCAGAGGATATCGTTGCCATCGGTTGCCACGGTCAGACGGTCTGGCATGAGCCAACCGGCTCCGCCGCGCATACTATGCAGATTGGTGATAACAATCAGATTGTGGCACGTACCGGTGTCACTGTGGTGGGTGATTTTCGCCGCCGCGATATGGCGCTTGGCGGGCAGGGGGCGCCGCTGGTTCCGGCATTCCATAACGCGTTGCTGGCCCATCCAGTTGAGCGCCGCATGGTGCTGAATATTGGCGGTATCGCCAACCTTTCCTTATTGATTCCTGGTCAGCCGGTGCGTGGCTACGACACCGGGCCGGGAAATATGCTAATGGACGCGTGGATCTGGCGTCAGCGCGGCAAACCTTATGATAAAGACGCGGAATGGGCGGGAAGCGGGAAAGTGATCCTGTCGCTGTTGCAGGATATGCTCAGCGATCCGTGGTTTGCTTTACCTGCGCCGAAAAGCACGGGCCGCGAGTATTTTAATCTGAGCTGGCTGGAGCGGCATCTGCTGCGTCATCCGGCGCTGCAACCGCAGGATGTGCAGGCGACGCTGGCGGAACTGACTGCGATTACCATCAGCGAACAAGTGTTGCTGAGCGGCGGCTGCGAGCGGCTGTTAGTGTGTGGCGGCGGCAGCCGTAATCCGCTGTTGATGGCAAGGCTGGCAGGCATGTTGCCGGGGACGGAAGTCACGACCACCGACGAAGCGGGCATCAGTGGCGATGATATGGAAGCGCTGGCGTTCGCCTGGCTTGCGTGGCGTACCCTCGCCGGATTGCCGGGCAATCTGCCGTCGGTCACCGGCGCGGCGGAGGCGTCTGTGCTGGGGGCGATTTACCCGGCGAACCCACGTAAGAATCAGAGTTAA
- the rsxG gene encoding electron transport complex subunit RsxG codes for MLKTMQKHGLILALFAAGSTGLTAAINQLTKGTIDEQAALQQKQLFDQVLPAELYDNDLQKSCYQVTVPALGKGVHHLYIASKDDRPVAAVIEATAPDGYSGAIQLLVGADFKGTVLGTRVTEHHETPGLGDKIELRLSDWITHFSGKAIHGADDSHWAVKKDGGDFDQFTGATITPRAVVNAVKRAGLYAQTLPAQLPELSACGE; via the coding sequence ATGCTTAAGACAATGCAAAAACACGGTCTTATTCTGGCGCTGTTTGCCGCGGGCTCGACGGGTCTGACGGCGGCGATCAACCAGTTGACCAAAGGGACCATCGACGAGCAGGCTGCGCTACAGCAAAAGCAGTTGTTTGATCAGGTGCTTCCTGCCGAACTGTATGACAACGATTTACAAAAAAGCTGCTATCAGGTAACAGTGCCTGCGCTGGGCAAAGGCGTGCATCACCTTTATATTGCCAGTAAAGATGATCGTCCTGTCGCGGCGGTGATTGAAGCCACGGCGCCGGATGGCTATTCCGGTGCGATCCAACTGCTCGTTGGTGCAGATTTCAAAGGCACCGTATTAGGTACTCGTGTGACGGAACACCATGAAACGCCGGGCCTTGGCGACAAAATCGAACTGCGCTTGTCTGACTGGATCACCCATTTCTCTGGTAAAGCCATTCATGGGGCTGATGACAGTCACTGGGCGGTGAAGAAAGACGGCGGTGATTTCGACCAGTTTACCGGCGCGACCATCACCCCTCGCGCGGTGGTGAATGCTGTGAAACGTGCCGGTTTGTATGCGCAGACGTTGCCTGCGCAGCTGCCTGAACTGAGCGCCTGTGGAGAGTAA
- the mliC gene encoding C-type lysozyme inhibitor, with product MKNLLIAVIPFMLAGCSYYNQFVERMQTDKLEYQCEEKPLTVNLNNSREEVSFIYDNQLRTLKQGLSASGARYTDGVYVFWSKGDSATVYKRDRIVLNNCQLQNPQR from the coding sequence ATGAAAAATCTACTGATTGCCGTTATTCCCTTTATGCTCGCGGGCTGTAGCTACTATAACCAGTTCGTGGAACGCATGCAGACGGACAAACTGGAATACCAGTGCGAGGAAAAACCGCTCACCGTTAACCTCAATAACTCCCGCGAGGAAGTCAGTTTCATTTATGACAACCAATTGCGTACGCTGAAACAGGGGCTTTCCGCTTCCGGTGCCCGTTATACCGATGGCGTATACGTTTTCTGGTCGAAAGGGGACTCAGCAACCGTCTACAAACGTGACCGCATCGTCCTGAATAACTGTCAGTTACAAAATCCGCAACGTTGA
- the nth gene encoding endonuclease III → MNKAKRLEILARLRENNPHPTTELNFGSPFELLIAVLLSAQATDVSVNKATAKLYPVANTPQAMLELGVEGVKSYIKTIGLFNSKAENVIKTCRILLEQHGGQVPEDRAALEALPGVGRKTANVVLNTAFGWPTIAVDTHIFRVCNRTQFAPGKNVEQVEDKLLKVVPAEYKVDCHHWLILHGRYTCIARKPRCGSCIIEDLCEYKEKVDL, encoded by the coding sequence ATGAACAAAGCAAAACGGCTGGAGATCCTCGCCCGGCTGCGGGAAAACAATCCTCACCCGACCACCGAACTGAATTTCGGCTCGCCGTTTGAGTTGCTGATCGCGGTGCTGCTGTCTGCACAGGCGACCGACGTCAGCGTCAACAAAGCGACGGCAAAGCTTTACCCGGTGGCGAACACCCCACAGGCAATGCTTGAGCTTGGCGTAGAGGGCGTGAAGTCGTACATCAAAACCATCGGTCTGTTTAACAGTAAAGCCGAGAACGTGATAAAAACCTGCCGCATCCTGCTGGAGCAGCATGGCGGTCAGGTGCCGGAAGACCGAGCGGCGCTGGAAGCGCTGCCCGGCGTGGGTCGCAAAACCGCCAATGTGGTGTTGAACACCGCCTTCGGCTGGCCGACCATCGCTGTGGATACACATATCTTTCGCGTCTGTAACCGCACGCAGTTCGCGCCAGGCAAAAATGTGGAACAGGTCGAAGATAAACTGCTAAAAGTGGTTCCGGCAGAATATAAGGTGGATTGCCATCACTGGTTGATCCTCCACGGACGTTACACCTGTATTGCCCGTAAGCCCCGCTGTGGCTCCTGCATTATTGAAGATCTCTGTGAATACAAAGAGAAAGTGGATCTCTGA
- the tyrS gene encoding tyrosine--tRNA ligase encodes MASSNLIKQLQERGLVAQVTDEEALAERLAQGPIALYCGFDPTADSLHLGHLVPLLCLKRFQLAGHKPVALVGGATGLIGDPSFKATERKLNTEETVQEWVDKIRKQVSPFLDFDCGSNSAIAANNYDWFGNMNVLTFLRDIGKHFSVNQMINKEAVKQRLNRDDVGISFTEFSYNLLQGYDFACLNKLHGVVLQIGGSDQWGNITSGIDLTRRLHQNQAFGLTVPLITKADGTKFGKTEGGAVWLDPKKTSPYKFYQFWINTADADVYRFLKFFTFMDIEAINALEEEDKNSGRAPRAQYVLADEVTRLVHGEEGLAAAKRITESLFNGTLSDLSEADFEQLAQDGVPMVEMTKDADLLQALVDSELQPSRGQARKTVASNAVTINGEKQANPEYTFTDSDRLFGRYTLLRRGKKNYCLICWK; translated from the coding sequence ATGGCAAGCAGTAACTTGATTAAACAATTGCAAGAGCGGGGCCTGGTGGCTCAGGTGACGGACGAGGAAGCGTTAGCAGAGCGACTGGCGCAAGGCCCGATCGCGCTCTATTGCGGCTTCGATCCCACCGCTGACAGCTTGCATTTGGGGCATCTTGTTCCTTTGTTATGCCTGAAACGCTTCCAGCTGGCGGGTCACAAACCGGTTGCGCTGGTGGGCGGTGCGACGGGGCTGATTGGCGATCCCAGTTTTAAAGCGACCGAGCGTAAGCTGAATACCGAAGAGACCGTGCAGGAGTGGGTAGACAAAATCCGCAAGCAGGTGTCGCCGTTCCTCGATTTCGATTGTGGCAGCAACTCCGCCATCGCGGCGAACAACTATGACTGGTTCGGCAACATGAACGTGCTGACCTTCCTGCGCGATATCGGTAAGCACTTCTCTGTTAACCAGATGATCAACAAAGAAGCGGTGAAACAGCGTCTGAACCGTGACGATGTCGGGATTTCCTTCACCGAATTCTCCTACAACCTGTTGCAGGGGTATGACTTTGCCTGCCTGAACAAGTTGCATGGCGTCGTGCTGCAAATCGGCGGTTCCGACCAGTGGGGCAACATTACGTCGGGTATCGATCTGACACGTCGTCTGCATCAGAACCAGGCGTTTGGTCTGACGGTTCCGCTGATCACCAAAGCGGACGGCACCAAATTTGGTAAAACCGAAGGTGGCGCGGTGTGGCTGGATCCGAAGAAAACCAGTCCATACAAGTTCTACCAGTTCTGGATCAACACCGCTGATGCGGATGTTTACCGCTTCCTCAAATTCTTCACTTTTATGGATATTGAAGCTATCAATGCCCTGGAAGAAGAGGACAAAAACAGCGGTAGAGCGCCGCGCGCTCAGTACGTACTGGCGGATGAAGTGACGCGTCTGGTACATGGTGAAGAAGGTCTGGCTGCGGCGAAACGCATCACTGAAAGTCTGTTCAACGGTACGCTGAGTGATCTCAGTGAAGCGGATTTTGAACAGCTGGCACAGGATGGCGTACCGATGGTTGAAATGACGAAAGACGCAGACTTGTTGCAGGCGCTGGTAGATTCCGAACTGCAGCCGTCACGCGGTCAGGCGCGCAAAACGGTTGCGTCTAATGCCGTCACTATTAACGGTGAAAAACAGGCTAATCCGGAATACACCTTTACCGACAGCGATCGTCTGTTCGGGCGCTACACCTTACTGCGCCGCGGTAAAAAGAATTACTGCCTGATCTGCTGGAAGTAA
- the rsxD gene encoding electron transport complex subunit RsxD, whose translation MVFRIASSPYTHNQRQTSRIMMLVLLATVPGIAVQSWFFGWGTLIQLLIAVVTALVAEAAVLRLRKQPVGATLSDNAALLTGVLLAISIPPFAPWWMVVLGTAFAIIIAKQLYGGLGHNPFNPAMIGYVVLLISFPVQMTSWLPPHSIAATTPDLLDAVQIIFSGDASSGHDMNSLRMGIDGISQATPLDTFKTSLRAGHSVEQVLQMPIYGGALAGIGWQWVNLAYLAGGLLLLWKKTIRWHIPVSFLLSLAVCSTLGWLFSPETLASPQMHLLSGATMLGAFFILTDPVTASTTDRGRLIFGALAGLLVWLIRSFGGYPDGVAFATLLANITVPLIDYYTRPRAYGHR comes from the coding sequence ATGGTATTCAGAATCGCAAGCTCCCCTTATACCCATAACCAGCGTCAGACCTCACGCATCATGATGCTGGTTCTGCTGGCGACGGTTCCTGGTATTGCTGTACAGAGCTGGTTTTTCGGTTGGGGAACGCTGATACAACTCCTTATCGCCGTGGTAACGGCGCTGGTTGCCGAAGCGGCGGTACTGCGTTTACGTAAACAACCTGTTGGCGCGACGCTCTCCGATAACGCCGCGCTGTTGACTGGCGTGCTGCTGGCGATCAGTATTCCGCCTTTCGCCCCGTGGTGGATGGTGGTGCTGGGTACCGCGTTTGCCATTATTATCGCCAAGCAGTTATACGGCGGACTGGGTCATAACCCATTTAACCCGGCGATGATTGGCTACGTGGTGTTGCTGATTTCATTCCCGGTGCAAATGACCTCGTGGCTGCCGCCGCACAGTATTGCCGCCACGACGCCGGACCTGCTGGACGCCGTGCAGATTATTTTCAGCGGCGACGCATCGTCCGGGCATGATATGAACAGCCTGCGGATGGGCATTGACGGGATCAGTCAGGCCACACCGCTCGACACCTTTAAAACGTCTCTGCGTGCCGGACACAGCGTTGAGCAGGTTCTGCAAATGCCGATTTACGGCGGCGCACTGGCGGGGATTGGCTGGCAGTGGGTGAACCTCGCGTATCTGGCGGGGGGACTGCTGTTATTGTGGAAGAAAACTATTCGCTGGCACATTCCGGTCAGTTTTCTGCTGAGCCTCGCCGTCTGCTCGACGCTGGGCTGGCTGTTCTCGCCGGAGACGCTGGCTTCGCCGCAGATGCATTTGCTGTCCGGTGCCACTATGCTCGGCGCGTTCTTTATTCTGACCGATCCGGTTACCGCCTCCACCACCGATCGCGGCCGTCTGATTTTCGGCGCGCTGGCTGGTCTGCTGGTGTGGCTGATCCGCAGTTTTGGCGGCTATCCTGATGGTGTGGCCTTCGCCACCCTGCTGGCGAACATTACCGTTCCGCTGATTGATTACTACACGCGTCCGCGTGCTTACGGACACCGTTGA